One window from the genome of Sesamum indicum cultivar Zhongzhi No. 13 linkage group LG15, S_indicum_v1.0, whole genome shotgun sequence encodes:
- the LOC105178223 gene encoding probable rhamnogalacturonate lyase B — protein sequence MGKLRLEVVVQLLILLAHSQNLLTGEMLQEDDDGQAVLPASSTVHLQRHNQHVVMSNGIVNVTLTAPGGLVTSITYKGSENLLQTQNKEDNRGYWDVVWTKPGGHDIMDKLLGTRYKVIRRNRDHTEISFTTTWTVGSARVPLNVDKRYVMLRDSPGFYSYAVLERLKGWPAFDIQEARIVFKLEENRFQYMAMSDERQRVMPMSVDRYTGQVLDYPEAVLLTRPTNPELKGEVDDKYLYSCDNKNNKVHGWVSNDHVGFWMITPSNEFRTGGPFKQDLTSHVGPTLLSMFISTHYAGEDLALKFQSEEYWKKVFGPVYIYLNSDASSKTNPSILWNDAKQRMQMEEGSWPYNFPLSEDFLKSNQRGAARGQLLVHDWYKNKKALPGASSYVGLAPPGAVGSWQLENRGYQFWTQTDQEGNFLIKNVIPGTYSLFAWVPGTIGDYKHRSDITISPGSIVELRNVVFEAPRKGATLWEIGVPDRTAAEFFIPNPDPKFKIHQYERPIERFRQYGLWTGYTDHYPHTDLVYTVGQSDYEKDWFFAHVTRNLGDRQFQATTWQILFNLTKVTKGANYTLQIALASANQAELQVRVNDQKSLPHFTTRLIGRDNALARHGIHGLYHLYSIDITGSRLINGTNTIFLTQARSQGPFREVMYDYIRLEGPST from the exons ATGGGAAAACTGCGGCTTGAAGTCGTAGTGCAGCTATTGATTCTTCTCGctcattctcagaatttgttGACGGG AGAAATGCTGCAAGAAGACGACGACGGTCAAGCTGTTTTGCCAGCTTCGTCGACAGTACATTTGCAACGACATAATCAGCAT GTTGTAATGAGTAACGGGATCGTCAATGTCACATTGACAGCACCAGGTGGGCTGGTCACGAGTATAACATATAAAGGGAGTGAAAACTTGCtgcaaacacaaaataaagaagacaATAGAGG GTATTGGGATGTCGTTTGGACCAAGCCAGGGGGTCATGACATCATGGATAA GTTGCTAGGAACAAGGTATAAGGTTATACGACGAAATAGGGATCACACGGAGATTTCTTTTACAACAACATGGACAGTTGGTAGCGCGAGAGTTCCTTTGAACGTTGACAAAAG ATATGTAATGCTTAGAGACTCCCCTGGATTTTATTCGTATGCTGTGCTTGAACGTTTAAAAGGATGGCCAGCTTTTGACATCCAGGAAGCAAGAATTGTGTTCAAACTTGAAGAAAACAG GTTTCAGTACATGGCTATGTCCGATGAAAGGCAAAGGGTCATGCCAATGTCTGTGGATCGCTACACCGGTCAAGTTCTTGATTATCCAGAAGCTGTACTCTTGACGCGTCCAACTAATCCTGAGCTCAAAGGGGAg GTGGATGACAAATACCTATACTCATGTgataacaaaaacaacaagGTGCATGGGTGGGTGAGCAACGACCATGTGGGATTTTGGATGATAACACCCAGCAATGAGTTCCGTACGGGTGGACCCTTTAAACAAGATCTTACGTCACATGTTGGTCCAACTCTGCTTTCA ATGTTTATCAGCACACACTACGCTGGGGAAGATCTTGCTCTCAAGTTTCAAAGTGAAGAGTACTGGAAAAAGGTGTTTGGCCCAGTTTACATCTATCTCAACTCTGATGCTTCTTCAAAGACGAATCCTTCCATCCTCTGGAACGATGCGAAACAAAGg ATGCAAATGGAGGAGGGTAGTTGGCCGTATAATTTCCCACTTTCAGAAGACTTCCTTAAATCCAATCAAAGAGGAGCTGCTAGAGGTCAATTACTTGTTCATGATTG gtacaaaaataaaaaggctCTGCCTGGAGCATCAAGCTATGTCGGATTGGCACCACCAGGAGCCGTTGGGTCATGGCAATTGGAAAAcagg GGTTATCAATTTTGGACACAAACAGACCAAGAAGgaaatttcttgattaaaaatGTGATACCCGGGACTTATAGCTTGTTTGCATGGGTTCCTGGTACTATTGGGGATTACAAACATAGATCTGACATCACCATCTCCCCAGGATCCATTGTTGAGCTGAGAAATGTGGTTTTTGAGGCTCCAAGGAAAGGTGCAACATTATGGGAGATTGGAGTACCTGATCGCACAGCTGCTGAGTTTTTCATTCCAAATCCTGACCCAAAATTCAAGATCCACCAATATGAAAGACCAATTGAAAg GTTTAGACAATACGGACTATGGACAGGTTACACAGATCATTATCCGCACACAGACTTAGTATATACAGTTGGACAAAGTGACTATGAAAAAGATTGGTTTTTTGCACATGTTACAAG GAATCTGGGAGATCGACAGTTTCAAGCAACGACATGGCAAATTCTATTCAACCTCACGAAGGTTACAAAAGGAGCAAATTACACTCTCCAAATAGCACTCGCTTCGGCTAATCAAGCTGAACTACAA GTACGCGTCAACGACCAAAAATCTCTTCCACATTTTACAACAAGATTGATAGGCAGGGATAATGCACTAGCGAGGCATGGCATTCATGGGTTGTACCATTTGTATAGTATTGACATAACAGGCAGTCGACTTATCAATGGAACGAATACTATTTTCTTGACACAGGCAAGAAGTCAAGGACCTTTTAGAGAAGTCATGTATGATTACATACGTCTGGAAGGGCCATCTACCTAA